Part of the Senegalia massiliensis genome, TAATTTCAAGTTCATTTTCATGTAAACGGTGGTCAGCTGCAGCACAGCAATCTTCTACAACAATTACTTCAAAACCTTCATCAGCTAGATCTCTAACTGTTGAAGCAACACATTGATCTGTAACTATTCCTGTAACTATAATTGTTTCAATACCCATATTTCTAATCAAACTAGTATAATTAGTTCCTGCTACTACACTGTCTGTAGTCTTGTTTACAACAATTTCATCATCTAAAGGTTTTAATTCATCAATTATTTGAGCATTTTCGGAGTTTACTGGAAGAAGAATATCATTCCAACCAGGTTTTCTTTGAACTAAACATCTATCACTTCCATCTTTCTTAAGGGAAGCGATTCTTCCATGAGTTACTTCAATCTTATTTTTTCTCAAAGATTCTATTAGTTTTTGAGTATTAGGGATTACAATATCATGAAGTCTTGTATAGAATGGTAACCATCTTTCCCATTCTCCATCTGCTTTGTAATCAAGTGCTTCTCCAAAATCTGTTCTTACAAAGTGGTTTTGCATATCAACTATTAATAGGGCTGTTTTTTGGGGATTAATTTTTATTTTATTCATTCCACCTCCATTTTCATAATAAAATGAAACATATTTTTTTGCTGTCTCACTCACTTATATCTTCTCCTTTCATTTTTTATTTTTATTTCTTTACATATTCTATAAGTTGCAATAAACATACCAATAAATAAAAGCGCAAAACTATAGGTTTGTTTGAAAATATGAGCATAAAAAATGTTACCTTTAAGTAACGTGGGTGTGATTTATAGGTAACAGTTTTTTTAAATAGTAGATAAACTAGGAATACTTTGATACAATTAAACAATAAAGTTGATCAAATTTCGACATTGAGGTGATATAAATAAAGTCATGAGAAGGAAAACGTTTAGCTCAAGAGTGATATTAATTTTTTTTGGATTAATAGTTTTTCTAATATTTTTATTTGCGTTGATTCAAATAATAACCACTAATAAAACTAGCAAAAATATTATGGAGCAAAATTTAAGTCAATTAGTAGTTGAAAAAAAAGAACTATTAGATTTGAGAATGAAACAAGTAGAATTAGAAGTTAAGGGTTTAGGAGGTTGGTTATATGGGTACACGAAGGAGGATTTTAATATACCCGAAGCAGAATATAAATCTTATGGAGATATAATAATAGACCCAAAAGGGAAAGACAAGACTAGTCTTTTTATTACTAATAAAACTGATATGAATAAAGAGGTTATTGATCAAATAAGTCTAACTGCAAATATGGAAGATAAGTTTATGAAAACTATACAACGAAATAAAGATATTGTTTGTGTATATGCTATTTCTAGTGAAGGAGTTCTTAGAGTTTATCCTTATATGGATATTGGAGCATTTAGTCCTAATCATGACTTTATAGAAGATTATTATTTTGAAGAAGCTTTAGAAAAAAATAATCCCCATAGAAAAATTATATGGACAAAACCTTATTATGATTGGGCAGGTAGAGGTTGGATAGTTACATGTGTCTATCCAGTCTATATTAATAATGAGTTATCCTATGTAGTTTTTGCTGATGTAACTCTTAAATTTTTGCAAGAAACTATGGGTGATTTTCGAATTAATAACCTTGGTTATGGTTTTATCATAGATTATGATGGACAAATAATATATCATCCTAAGTATAAAAATGAACCTTTGAATAAAGGAGAAAAAGTTTATGCGAATATATTTGATTTGAATAAAAATAGTTCACTTAAGGCAATTGTAGAAGATATGACAAAAGGAAATAATGGACAAGCTCAATATTACAGAGATGATGATAATTGTGATTACTTGCTTTCTTATACATCAATGGATAGGCTTAAATGGAGTATAGGTTTCGATGTAAATATGGAAAAATATGATATTAACACTAAAAGTTACATAAATAGATATTTCTTTATACCTATAGTTATATCAACAATGATTTTAATATTTGGATATTACCTATTAAAAAAAATGGCACAGCCTATAGAAGTTTTATCTGACGGTGCAGAAAAAATAGCTTCAGGAGAATTTATTCAACTGGATGGAATTAGTGCTGGAGAAGATATTGACACAATAGCTAATTCTTTAAATATTTTAAGTTTAACTGTTAAAGATTATATGAATAATCTTATAAAAGCAAATAACAAATTGGAAGCAGTATTCAATAGTATAAGTGGAGTACTATTTATAATAGATAAAAATTATAATATAATTTCCATGAATCGGTATGGTAAGAAAATAACTCAAAGTTTACAGAAAGAACCCATAGGAAGTAAGTGTTACTCTTTTTTTAAAAAGAGAGAAACTCCTTGTAAAGATTGTCCTATGGTGAAAACTATAAAAATTAGTAAAGAATCTTTTAAAGAGATGTTACATAATCAGGATATTTTTCATATATGGACATTTCCCATATTTGATGATAAAGAAAACATTGAGGAAGTAGTTGTATATAGTATGAAGGTAACCAAAAAAGCAATACTTGAAAAAGAATTTCACCAAAGGGAAAAATTGGCTGTTGTTGGACAAATGGCAGCAGGAGTTACACATGAGCTAAAGAATCCATTGTCTGTAATAAAAGGATGCAACTATCTACTTAAACAAACTATAGATTTAGTAGAACTTGATAAGGAATTAAATATAGAATTAGAGGAAATTATTATAGAAATAGAAAATAGCATTAATAGATCAGAAAATATTATTCATAATTTGTTGAATTTTTCGAGAAAGTCTAATGTGGAAAAAGAAAAAATAGACTTAGCAGCTCTTCTTGAACAAATTATAATTCTCAATAAAAAATATATTATTGACCAAAATATTGAACTTTCGTTAGAGTTGCAAGAGAAACCTTTGCATATATATGGAAACCTGGATTCTATGAAACATATATTAATAAATATTATAGAAAATGCTATTCAAGCTATGCCAGATGGAGGATATCTCAAAGTTTTAGGTAGAATTTTGAGTGTTAAAAAAATAGCAATAGAAATTGAAGATACAGGTTATGGCATAGATGAAAAAATATTAGATTATATATTCAAACCATTTTTTACTACAAAGCATAAAGAAAATGGAACAGGTATAGGGCTTTGGATTGTAAAGAATGAATTAGATAGGAATAATGGAGATATTAAAGTTTCTAGTGTTGTAGATAAAGGAACAAAAATAAGTCTTGTGTTTCAAAAGTTAATTATAGAGTAAAGAAAGGAGGATTTATATGTATAAGATTCTTCTTGTAGATGATGAAGAAAGTTTTTTAAAAATATATAAAAAAATATTAAAAAAAAGTGGATATGAAACTATTACAGCGAGTAATGGCTTACAAGCATTAGAGGTTTTAGAAAAAGAATCAATTTCTTTGATAATTTCAGATATTGTAATGCCTAAAATGGACGGGATAACTCTTTTGAAAAAAGTTAAAAACAAATATAAAAATATTCCCGTATTACTTTTAACAGGCAAAGGAACTATTGAGTCAGCTGTTAATGCTATGAAGGTAGGAGCCTGTACTTATTTGTCTAAACCAATAAATATTGATGAGCTTTTAATGGAAATCGATAAATATTTAAAATATGAAAGTTTGCAAGCCGAAAATAAATATTTAAAAGAGAAGATATTAGAAGGACAAGATGAATTTTTAGGTACAAGTGAAGTTATTAAAAGTATTAAGGAAAAAGTAAAGTTAATTACTTCTACAAATTCTACTGTATTAATAACTGGGGAGAGTGGAACGGGAAAAGAATTAGTAGCTGATCTTATTTATAGAAACAGTTTAAGAAAAGATAAGGTTTTTGTTAAGGTGAATTGTGCTGTATTAAGTAAAACGGTGTTAGAAAGTGAACTTTTTGGTCATGAGAAAGGTGCTTTTACAGGTGCTATTAATGAAAGAAAAGGAAGGTTTGAAGCTGCTAATAAAGGAACTATATTTCTAGATGAAATTGGAGAGATGCCCTTAAATATGCAGGCAAAACTTTTGCGAGTTATTCAAGAAAAAGAGTTTGAAAGAGTTGGAAGTAATAAGACAATAAAGACTGATTTTAGACTTATTTCTGCTACAAATAAGGATTTAAAGAAAGAAGTAGATAATAAAAATTTTAGGGAAGATTTATATTATAGATTGAATGTTATATCTATTCATGTTCCACCTCTTAGAGAAAGAAAACA contains:
- a CDS encoding sigma-54-dependent transcriptional regulator, with amino-acid sequence MYKILLVDDEESFLKIYKKILKKSGYETITASNGLQALEVLEKESISLIISDIVMPKMDGITLLKKVKNKYKNIPVLLLTGKGTIESAVNAMKVGACTYLSKPINIDELLMEIDKYLKYESLQAENKYLKEKILEGQDEFLGTSEVIKSIKEKVKLITSTNSTVLITGESGTGKELVADLIYRNSLRKDKVFVKVNCAVLSKTVLESELFGHEKGAFTGAINERKGRFEAANKGTIFLDEIGEMPLNMQAKLLRVIQEKEFERVGSNKTIKTDFRLISATNKDLKKEVDNKNFREDLYYRLNVISIHVPPLRERKQDILVLFDYFVKKFVKEMNKNINGISERVKELLIEYKWPGNVRELKNIAERLVVFTQGHIIEDTYLPKEFFEKLSYEESNKLFTLKEARMQFEKEFIENALNKNKGNISRTANDIGLARKNLYQKIERYKISKKFN
- a CDS encoding ATP-binding protein — translated: MILIFFGLIVFLIFLFALIQIITTNKTSKNIMEQNLSQLVVEKKELLDLRMKQVELEVKGLGGWLYGYTKEDFNIPEAEYKSYGDIIIDPKGKDKTSLFITNKTDMNKEVIDQISLTANMEDKFMKTIQRNKDIVCVYAISSEGVLRVYPYMDIGAFSPNHDFIEDYYFEEALEKNNPHRKIIWTKPYYDWAGRGWIVTCVYPVYINNELSYVVFADVTLKFLQETMGDFRINNLGYGFIIDYDGQIIYHPKYKNEPLNKGEKVYANIFDLNKNSSLKAIVEDMTKGNNGQAQYYRDDDNCDYLLSYTSMDRLKWSIGFDVNMEKYDINTKSYINRYFFIPIVISTMILIFGYYLLKKMAQPIEVLSDGAEKIASGEFIQLDGISAGEDIDTIANSLNILSLTVKDYMNNLIKANNKLEAVFNSISGVLFIIDKNYNIISMNRYGKKITQSLQKEPIGSKCYSFFKKRETPCKDCPMVKTIKISKESFKEMLHNQDIFHIWTFPIFDDKENIEEVVVYSMKVTKKAILEKEFHQREKLAVVGQMAAGVTHELKNPLSVIKGCNYLLKQTIDLVELDKELNIELEEIIIEIENSINRSENIIHNLLNFSRKSNVEKEKIDLAALLEQIIILNKKYIIDQNIELSLELQEKPLHIYGNLDSMKHILINIIENAIQAMPDGGYLKVLGRILSVKKIAIEIEDTGYGIDEKILDYIFKPFFTTKHKENGTGIGLWIVKNELDRNNGDIKVSSVVDKGTKISLVFQKLIIE
- a CDS encoding cysteine hydrolase family protein, producing MSETAKKYVSFYYENGGGMNKIKINPQKTALLIVDMQNHFVRTDFGEALDYKADGEWERWLPFYTRLHDIVIPNTQKLIESLRKNKIEVTHGRIASLKKDGSDRCLVQRKPGWNDILLPVNSENAQIIDELKPLDDEIVVNKTTDSVVAGTNYTSLIRNMGIETIIVTGIVTDQCVASTVRDLADEGFEVIVVEDCCAAADHRLHENELEIMNVIYCSIMNTDEVIDLVEKSLK